From Synechococcales cyanobacterium T60_A2020_003, the proteins below share one genomic window:
- a CDS encoding transposase yields MKPQYRIRNWSEYNAGLKARGSLTFWIDESVLEQWVVEELSGKPGASVLYSDLAIQTMA; encoded by the coding sequence ATGAAACCTCAATACCGCATCCGCAACTGGTCAGAGTATAACGCTGGATTGAAGGCTAGGGGAAGCCTCACCTTCTGGATCGACGAATCTGTCCTAGAGCAGTGGGTCGTCGAGGAGTTGAGCGGCAAACCCGGCGCGTCAGTTCTTTATAGTGACCTTGCGATTCAAACAATGGC